The nucleotide sequence TTCCAATGAAAAAATCAAAGACAGAGACATGCACCACATTGAAGAGCTGATTCTTGAGGAATTGCGGATCGGTGAGTGGGAAGGAGTTCGCAGTCATTTTCAGGCAATGACCGCTTATTTTGAGAAATTTCAGCATCCGCTTGCTGAAGCAGAGCAAAAAGTCTATGACACTATGACATTAATGATCCGCTACTTGGATGAAATGGGCTTTGTGATCAGAAAACCAGTTTTTTCATTCAGCGCAGCATCCTATCTGCAAATGAAAACAGAAGTGAATTTTATCCTGGAAGATGTCATGAGCCAATACAAGCGGGTGACTGAAAATCTTCAGGAGGATATCCCGAACCGCATGAAGCAGCATATCAGGAAAAACTGCCACACCGATTTGTCGCTTGAGGCAATGGCAAAGGAATTTAACCTCTCTCCTCAGTACGTTAGCAAAATTTTCAAAGAAGAGCTCGGCATCAGCTACATCGATTATTTGACAAAATGCCGGATTGATAAAGCAAAAAAGTTAATGGAAAAAGGCTCCCGCAGCTTAAAGGAAATTGCTTTTGAGGTAGGCTATAACGACCCGAACTACTTCAGCCGTGTCTTTAAAAAAGTATGCAAAAAGTCTCCCAGCCAGTATAAGGATTCGCTGGTCTCCATCGGACAAAAAGATAAGTAATTGGGAGTTTCTTCTTAACGAAACTCCCTTCTTTTTTGTTACACTGAAAAGAGCAATTCTTATAAATGGAATGGGAGTTAATCGAGTGAAAAATTTTATTATGGCCGCTTTTGGTCTCCTCATAATAGGAAGCATTGTTTTTATTTTTGGAATGAGCATGCAGCCGGAAAAAGCAGAGCCAGAAAAACAAGAAGCTTCTCAGAAAACAGAAGAGCCATTCGCAAATGCGAAAGAGTATTTAGAAGATCCAGATAGCTATATGAATGAGCTTGATGAAAAATACAAGCCTGAGCTTGAAGATGATCATCATGCAGAAGAGAAGCCGGATGATTATTACCAGAATCAAAAAAATGAACTATTGAAGATGGATACAATCATACTTACAAATGAAAATTACACGTCCGTCCTGGATGTTCTGGACCGTTTTCCGAGGGAATTTGAGGGGAAACAGATTGAACTGACTGGATTTGTCCACCGCGAAAAAGATTTTAAACCTACACAGTTTGTCGTTGCAAGAAGCGGTGATCCGTGCTGCACGGATGAGCATGACGGGTTATACGGTCTCTTTTCCGCGACAGAAAAAGCAAAGGATTTTAAAGACCGGGAGTGGGTCAGTGTCTCGGGCGAGCTGCAGACAACAGAGTATTCATCTACTGAGATTCCCTATCTGCAAATTAAGAAAATCTCAAAGATAGATCCTCCTTCACAGCCATATGTTTATAAGGAAAAAGAAGAGGGTCATTCTCATTGACTGGCCTATTAAAAAGACTGTACCGCTAATGAACAATTGGAGGTACAGTCTTTTTAGGGAAAAAAGAAAGCGGTTTCTAAAATGTAGAAAATAATGCTAGATATCTTAAAAAAGTACAGAAATCATATAAAATAAACCGCTTACAAAGGTGATAAAGTTAGTCTTGTAAGATTGATATTCCAAGGGGGAATGGGGAAATGAAGAAAGGGTTAATACTGCTTATGCTGATGATGTTTGTGTTTGGTCTTACTGCCTGTGTCAGCTCGGGCTCAGAGCCGACAAAAGGGGACGGCGAAAAGGCTGGCAAAGATGATGAGCTTGTCATCGGATTCTCAATGGACACGCTTGAAGAAGAGCGCTGGCAGCGCGACCGTGATCTGTTTGTTGCAAAAGCCGAGGAGCTTGGCGCAAAAGTTAATGTACAGGCAGCAAACGGGGACGATGCAAAGCAGATTGCACAGGCTGAAAACCTGATCAGCCAGGGTGTGGACATTCTGGTTGTCGTGCCTCACAACGCGGAGGTTGCCGCGTCAATCGTCGAAATGGCTCACCAGGAAGACGTTAAAGTCATCTCATACGACCGTCTGATTAAAAATTCGGATGTGGATCTCTATGTATCCTTTGACAATGAACGTGTAGGAGAAATGCAGGCAACAGCCATCACTGAGCTTGTACCTAAAGGAAACTATGTGCTGATTGAAGGCGCGGATACTGACAACAATGCCCATCTTTTCAAAAAGGGACAAATGAACGTGCTTCAGCCTCTGATTGACAGCGGCGACATTAAAATCGTCTACGACCAGTGGACAGAAGAGTGGGATCCGGCAAATGCCCTTGCCAATATGGAAAATGCTCTGACAGCGAACAACAACAAAGTCGATGCTGTTGTAGCAGCAAATGACGGCACTGCCGGCGGTGTCATTCAGGCGCTTGCCGCTCAGGGACTTGCAGGAAAAGTACCTGTT is from Bacillus sp. FSL H8-0547 and encodes:
- the xylF gene encoding D-xylose ABC transporter substrate-binding protein; the protein is MKKGLILLMLMMFVFGLTACVSSGSEPTKGDGEKAGKDDELVIGFSMDTLEEERWQRDRDLFVAKAEELGAKVNVQAANGDDAKQIAQAENLISQGVDILVVVPHNAEVAASIVEMAHQEDVKVISYDRLIKNSDVDLYVSFDNERVGEMQATAITELVPKGNYVLIEGADTDNNAHLFKKGQMNVLQPLIDSGDIKIVYDQWTEEWDPANALANMENALTANNNKVDAVVAANDGTAGGVIQALAAQGLAGKVPVSGQDAELAAAQRIVEGTQTMTVYKPITLIAETVADLAVKMANGEEVETNGKVNNGKIDVPSLLLDPVAVNKDNIDDTIIKDGFHKKEDVYK
- a CDS encoding TIGR03943 family protein, giving the protein MKNFIMAAFGLLIIGSIVFIFGMSMQPEKAEPEKQEASQKTEEPFANAKEYLEDPDSYMNELDEKYKPELEDDHHAEEKPDDYYQNQKNELLKMDTIILTNENYTSVLDVLDRFPREFEGKQIELTGFVHREKDFKPTQFVVARSGDPCCTDEHDGLYGLFSATEKAKDFKDREWVSVSGELQTTEYSSTEIPYLQIKKISKIDPPSQPYVYKEKEEGHSH